GCGGAGGCGTGAAGACGTTCGCCGGTCAGCGGGGCGAGGGGTTCTACGTCGACCTCGGCTCGGTCTTCGACCTCGGCGCCCTCCGGCCGTTCCAAAACCTCCATCTCATCCCGACCCCGGCCGCGCCCGGCGTGAACGGCACGAAAGGGTTCAACGTCCACACGATCGCGGTCCAAGTCCCGAAGACGGACCTCACGCGCGGCGGATTCAACCCGACGGATCCCGCGGACGCGCGATCCGTCATCGGCGTGTGGTCCGCCGCGAGCCGGCGGAAGGCGAGCGTCCGGGAGAGGAACGGCCAGATCGTGCAGACGGGCCCGTGGGTGCAGGTGTCCCGGCTCGGGGAACCGCTGATCAACGAGGTCGTCATCGAGCTGGGCGAGAAGGACCTGTGGAACAGCCTGGCGCCCTCCACGGACGCCCAATTCCTCGACGACTACGCGCATCCGCAGCTCCAGGCGCTCTTGCCGGTCCTCTATCCGGGCGTCTTCCCGAACCTCGCGGCGCTCTCGGCGTCGGGCGCCTCGCGCGCCGACCTGATCGCGATCCTGCTGACGGGGATCCCGCCGGGCGTGATCCCAGGGTTCCAGAACTCGAACGGGCCCGCCCAGGCCGATGAGCTGCGCCTGAACCTCGCGTTCGCACCGAGCTACGACGCGACCGCGTCGGGCATCAACCCGCCCGGGGACAGCGCGAAACGTTTCGGGCTCCTCGGAGGCGACCTCGACGGCTTCCCGAACGGACGTCGGGTGTTCGACA
This DNA window, taken from Thermoplasmata archaeon, encodes the following:
- a CDS encoding DUF4331 domain-containing protein is translated as MSSHREAPTISKDPVADNTDLYAFVDPSDPSKVTILANFIPLEEPAGGPNFFQFGDDVLYEILADNDGDGVEDVTYQFRFKTLTTNPDTFLYNTGPIDSLTDADWNVRQLYSVTKVLGPRRTGTASLLGSDLPTPPVRIGPRSTPNYEGLASAAIRDLGGGVKTFAGQRGEGFYVDLGSVFDLGALRPFQNLHLIPTPAAPGVNGTKGFNVHTIAVQVPKTDLTRGGFNPTDPADARSVIGVWSAASRRKASVRERNGQIVQTGPWVQVSRLGEPLINEVVIELGEKDLWNSLAPSTDAQFLDDYAHPQLQALLPVLYPGVFPNLAALSASGASRADLIAILLTGIPPGVIPGFQNSNGPAQADELRLNLAFAPSYDATASGINPPGDSAKRFGLLGGDLDGFPNGRRVFDNITAVELRAIAGVTYPLIDKAFTPDGAAALLMDGTKEDLPFLASFPYLATPYEGYEHSHD